In Chiloscyllium plagiosum isolate BGI_BamShark_2017 chromosome 39, ASM401019v2, whole genome shotgun sequence, one genomic interval encodes:
- the LOC122542044 gene encoding twinfilin-1-like, giving the protein MPPPSSALQVRQKMLYAATRATLKNEFGGGHIKDEISATQREDITLSGYQKHLASESAPAPLTAAEQELQQLKITEMNTEVSVDTKQPTLQGVSFPVDEDAVRALRQLQRKDCSYVQLVTMSFVQHRHVHGVTPNGVSAEAVAGDGRAD; this is encoded by the exons ATGCCTCCTCCTTCCTCTGCCCTCCAGGTGCGACAGAAGATGCTCTATGCTGCCACCCGTGCCACCCTGAAGAACGAGTTTGGAGGCGGGCACATTAAAGACGAGATCTCCGCGACTCAGCGG GAGGACATCACTCTGAGCGGTTACCAGAAACACTTGGCATCGGAGTCAGCCCCTGCCCCGCTCACAGCCGCTGAGCAGGAACTGCAACAGCTCAAGATCACCGAG ATGAACACTGAGGTGAGCGTGGACACCAAACAGCCAACGCTGCAGGGCGTCTCGTTTCCTGTTGACGAAGACGCCGTCCGTGCCTTGCGACAACTCCAGCGGAAGGATTGCTCCTACGTCCAGCTG gTGACGATGAgctttgtccaacaccggcacgtcCACGGCGTGACTCCCAACGGGGTCAGCGCAGAGGCGGTTGCGGGTGACGGACGGGCAGACTAG